A window of the Streptomyces finlayi genome harbors these coding sequences:
- a CDS encoding ice-binding family protein, producing MNLRTPDIAVRRIVSSWLTVALTATVAAAMVAVTPAPAFAIATPVPLGTADSFAVLAGESVTNTGPTVITGDVGVSPGTAISGFPPGLVNGVQHSADAVALQAKSDLVAAYNNAAGQATDAALPPDAGGLTLVPGVYTASSTLGLTGTLTLDAQGDPNAVWVFQVGSGLTTASGSRVNLINGAQPCNVFWEIGSSATLGTDSTFIGNILALTSISVTTGATIEGRALARNGSVTLDNNRITRSTCSGGTTSGTTTGTTTGTTTGTTTGTTTGTTTGTTTGTTTGTTTGTTTGTTTGTTTGGVLGGVLGGVLTGGTTGGTGGVLGGVLGGVLTGGTTGGTPGGSTTTGNTVGNTSGNIAGNTTGGGKGGGTGGHSGGHSGGHSGGGKGGGTGGHSGGHDSGGYGDEHGGYDSGEEHGGYGDKPERPGHHEG from the coding sequence ATGAATCTCAGAACTCCTGATATCGCAGTACGGCGCATTGTCTCCTCCTGGCTCACCGTCGCTCTCACCGCGACGGTCGCCGCAGCCATGGTGGCCGTGACACCAGCTCCGGCATTCGCCATCGCCACGCCCGTACCGCTCGGGACGGCGGACAGTTTCGCCGTGCTGGCAGGGGAGTCGGTCACCAACACCGGACCCACCGTGATCACCGGGGACGTCGGCGTCAGCCCGGGAACGGCCATCAGCGGATTCCCGCCGGGGCTCGTGAACGGGGTCCAGCACTCGGCGGACGCCGTGGCACTCCAGGCCAAGTCGGACCTCGTGGCCGCGTACAACAACGCGGCGGGCCAGGCCACGGACGCCGCGCTCCCGCCGGACGCCGGGGGTCTGACGCTGGTGCCCGGCGTCTACACGGCCTCCTCGACGCTGGGTCTCACCGGCACGCTCACTCTCGACGCGCAGGGTGACCCCAACGCCGTGTGGGTCTTCCAGGTCGGGTCGGGTCTGACGACGGCGTCCGGCAGCCGCGTCAACCTCATCAACGGTGCGCAGCCGTGCAACGTGTTCTGGGAGATCGGCAGTTCGGCCACGCTCGGTACGGATTCGACCTTCATCGGCAACATCCTGGCCCTGACCTCGATCAGTGTGACCACCGGCGCGACCATCGAGGGCCGCGCACTGGCCCGTAACGGCTCGGTCACCTTGGACAACAACCGCATCACCCGGTCCACCTGCTCCGGCGGCACCACGTCCGGCACGACCACGGGCACGACGACCGGCACCACCACGGGCACCACCACGGGCACGACGACCGGCACCACCACGGGCACCACCACGGGCACCACGACCGGCACCACCACGGGCACCACCACGGGCACCACGACTGGGACCACCACGGGCGGCGTACTGGGCGGGGTGCTCGGCGGCGTCCTTACCGGCGGCACCACAGGAGGGACCGGCGGGGTGCTCGGCGGGGTGCTCGGCGGCGTCCTTACCGGCGGCACCACAGGAGGCACTCCGGGCGGCTCCACCACCACGGGGAACACCGTCGGCAACACCTCCGGAAACATCGCCGGCAACACCACGGGCGGCGGCAAGGGCGGCGGCACCGGCGGCCACTCCGGCGGTCACTCCGGCGGTCACTCCGGAGGCGGCAAGGGCGGCGGCACCGGCGGCCACTCCGGAGGTCACGACAGCGGCGGCTACGGCGACGAGCACGGCGGCTACGACTCCGGCGAGGAGCACGGCGGCTACGGCGACAAGCCGGAGCGCCCCGGCCACCACGAGGGCTGA
- a CDS encoding DUF5819 family protein: MRRRVLHTAVALCLTTALTHVGLVFLHVAPSNVVSQRYRSQVDAWVYPLFEQNWRLFAPDPDSVNRQISARTAHTTPDGSLQVSGWVDLTAVDASAIEHNAFPSHTSQNMLRRSWTSYVELHGGDDLSRSDRAVMMQRYLRNIAADRMAERDGKPFENIQLRVVTLPVAAPGSTDRDRRAAAPKNAETRLLPWWKVASDA, from the coding sequence GTGCGCAGAAGAGTCCTCCACACCGCCGTGGCGCTCTGCCTGACCACGGCTCTCACCCACGTCGGTCTGGTGTTCTTGCACGTGGCACCGTCGAATGTGGTGTCGCAGCGCTACCGCTCCCAGGTGGACGCCTGGGTCTACCCCCTCTTCGAGCAGAACTGGCGGCTGTTCGCCCCCGACCCGGACTCCGTCAACCGGCAGATCTCCGCGCGGACGGCGCACACAACACCGGACGGCTCCCTCCAGGTCAGCGGCTGGGTCGACCTGACCGCCGTGGACGCGTCCGCCATCGAGCACAACGCCTTCCCGAGCCACACCTCGCAGAACATGCTGCGCCGGTCCTGGACGTCGTACGTCGAACTCCACGGCGGCGACGACCTCTCGCGCTCCGACCGGGCCGTGATGATGCAGCGGTACCTGCGCAACATCGCCGCAGACCGCATGGCCGAACGGGACGGCAAGCCGTTCGAGAACATTCAGCTCCGGGTGGTCACTCTGCCCGTAGCCGCTCCGGGCAGCACGGACCGTGACCGCCGTGCCGCCGCCCCGAAGAACGCCGAGACACGGCTTCTGCCCTGGTGGAAGGTGGCCTCCGATGCCTGA